The DNA region GAAGCAAGAGAAGCAGTTGACGCTGGTGTTGATGCAGTGTATGTTTCCAATCATGGAGGAAGAGTTCTGGATCATACCCCAGGAGTTGCTGAAGTATTACCCAAAATAGCTAAAGAAGTTGATAATGAAGTAACTATTCTGGCTGATGGAGGAATTAGGAGTGGAATAGATGTCCTAAAAATGATTGCTCTTGGAGCAGATGCTGTTATGATCGGAAGACCGGTTGCCATTGCTGCATTTAGTGAACTGGAAAATGGTGTGGAAAATTATTTTAATAAAATAAAAAAAGAACTGGAGAATGCAATGTTACTGACCGGATGTAGTGATATTTCTGAAATTAATAAAAATATTATTTATTAACTTTATAAGCGATTATATGGGGGTTGATAAGATGATATCAGGAATAAGTGTAGAAGAATGGAAAGAAAAACATCCTATTTTAAAAGATGTTATTAATAAAAAAGAAGTTTTTTGGATTAATTCTGAAAAAAAAGAAATTGATAAAGTAAAAGATAAGTTAACTCTTAGTATAAAAGATATCAGAAAAGCAGAGAAAAGACTTAAAAGATTTGCACCTTTTATAGCTGAAAAATTTCCTGAAACAGCTAATGAAAATGGTATTATTGAATCTAATTTAAAAAACATAAATGAATTCAAGAATATTTTGGAATATAATTATGGTCTTAAAATTAATGGAGAGCTTTTTTTAAAATGCGACCATCAGTTACCTATTGCAGGTTCAATAAAAGCAAGAGGAGGTATTTATGAAGTTTTAAAGCATGCTGAAGATCTAGCAATTGAGGAAGGAATGTTATCTTTAGAAGATGATTACAGCATTTTAGCTAATGATAAATTCAGAAAATTTTTCAATAAATATTCTTTAGCAGTTGGTTCTACAGGTAATCTTGGTTTAAGTATTGGAATTACAGGGGCAGCACTGGGATTTCAAACTACTGTACATATGTCACGAGATGCTAAAGAATGGAAAAAAAATTTACTGAGAGAGCATGGGGTTCAAATAAGAGAATATAAGTCTGATTTTAGTAAAGCGGTAAAAGAAGGAAGAAAAGAATCTGCTCAAAATCCCCATTCTTATTTTGTAGATGATGAAAATTCTAAAGATTTATTTTTAGGATATGCAGTGGCTGCTCTTCGTTTAAAAAAACAACTTGAAAATAAAAAAATAAAAGTTAATGATAATAACCAGCTTTATGTTTATCTACCGTGTGGTGTGGGAGGTAGTCCAGGAGGAATTTGTTTTGGATTAAAATTAGTTTTTGGTGATAATGTTCATTGCTTTTTTGCGGAACCAACACACTCACCTGCAATGTTGTTGGGAATGATTACTGGGGAACATGATAAAATTTCTGTTCAGGATTTTGGTATTGATAATATTACTGCTGCTGATGGTTTAGCTGTTGGGACTCCTTCTGCTTTTGTTGGAAAGATGATGGAAAATTTACTTTCTGGAATATATACCATTGAAGATGATGTTTTATTTATTTTGCTGGCTGAATTAAAAGATGAGATAGGGTTTGATTTGGAACCATCTGCTCTGGCTGGTTTTCCAGGAGTTGCCAGACTTCATAAAGATAATGAGGCGTTTAACTATCTTTATGAAAATAATCTTAACACTTCGAATGAAAATTCAACGCATATTGTTTGGTCGACTGGGGGGAGTATGGTTCCTAAAAATATTCAGGATAAATACTACCAAAAAGGCAAAAAATTAATAAACAAATAAAAAATCCCCTGAAAAGGGGAGTTTTTATTTATTAACTGTTCTTTCAGCTATATATGATTCTAATTTTGTTAAAAGAAGATTGTTTGCTACATCATTCATTCCACCTTCTGGGATAATAATATCAGCATGGCTTTTTGAAGGTTCAACAAAAGCTTCATGCATTGGTTTAACAGTGGTTAAGTATTGATCATAAACAGATTGGAAAGTTCTATTTCGATCATTTATATCTCTTTTTAACCTTCTTAAAATTCTAATATCAGAATCTGTATCAACAAATAACTTAATATCAAATAAATTTCTTAGTTTTTCATCTGCTAATACCAGGATACCTTCTACTATAATAACTGGTTTAGGACTTATTTTAATTGTTTTATCTTTTCTGGTATGTGTTGAATAGTCATATTGAGGCATATTAATTGTATTACCTGCCTGAAGTTTTTTTAGATGTGAAACTAACAAATTAGTTTCAAAAGCCTCTGGATGATCATAATTAACATTTTTTCTTTCTGAAAAAGGAAGATGTGATCTATCTTTATAATAATTGTCATGTGGAATAAAGATTGTATTTTCTTCTTCTAAAGTATCAATCAAAGTGTTAGCTAGAGTTGTTTTGCCTGAACCTGTACCTCCAGCTATTCCTACCATCATCATTTATAATCACTCCTAAAAAGATCGGTCTAATTTTCTTTAAAAAACAATAATCAACTATTAAATATTATTCTTTGAAAAAACTCAAATTCCTTTCTAGATAAATAAATAATAAATTTCAAAAATTTCTTGACAAATGAAATATATATTATATAATGGTAATAGTAATTATTATTGTTAAATAAATTTGTGATATACCCCTTAATCACCTAAACTCCTTAAAAGGTCTGGAAATCCCCTTCCAGGCCTTTTCTTATTTTAAATAATAACTATTGTTAATAATTATGCACAAACTGTGGAAAACATGTGTATAAGTTGAGCTTAAAGCTTAGTTTTATAATAAGAAATTAAAAAAATATATATGTATTGACAAATATATAATTTTTATTATATACTATATATGAACAATTATTCAAGTATTCATATAAAAGGGGTGAAATTAATGAATAATGTAGATATGAAAAAGAAAACAAAAAAAGAAGAAGAGTTAGAAATTGAGGGATTAAACTGTACAAATTGTGCTAATAAAATAGAAAAAGAAATCAATGAACTTGCTTATATAGATAAGGCAGAATTGAATTTTGCTAGAAGTACAATAAAAATAAAAAGCGAAAAAGGGAAAGAAAAATTAAATGAAATTCAAAAAATAGCAGATAGAATAGAACCAGGAGTAAAAATCAAAAATAATAAGACAGAAACTGAAAAGAATAAAAAAAGAGGTAGTATATTTACTCAAAATAATAAACTGATTATGGGCAGTATTTTATTTTTCATTGCAATTATGATAGATAAAGTAAATTTTTTTACAATTAATATATCTCCAATATTTTCTTTGGGATTCTATATTATGAGTTATTTATTAGTGGGAGAAAGAGTTCTAAAAACAGCATATAACAATATTAAACAGGGCAGTGTTTTTGATGAAAATTTTTTAATGGTAATAGCTACATTTGGTGCTTTTGCAATAAATGAATATCCAGAAGCAGTTGCTGTTATGTTATTTTATATGATAGGAGAAATATTTCAGGATAAAGCAGTTAAACGCTCACGTAGATCTATTAAAAAATTAATGGATATTCAACCAGATTTTGCCTGGTTAAAAACTAAAAATAGAATTAAAAAAATGAAACCGGAGAATATAAACATTGGAGATATAATTGTAGTTAAAGCAGGGGAAAAAGTTCCTCTAGATGGAATTATAAAAAAAGGGAAATCAAGGCTAGATACTTCTGCTCTGACAGGAGAATCAGAACCTAGAAAAATAAAAAAAGGTGAAAAAATTTTATCCGGTATGATAAATAAAGAAGGTCTTTTAGAAATTGAAGTAACAGATTCGTATAAAGATTCTACAGTTTCTAGAATTTTAGATCTTGTGGAAGATGCCAGTTCTAAAAAAGCAAAAACTGAAAAATTTATAACTAAATTTGCTAAATATTATACACCAGCAGTAGTATATACTGCATTGGCAGTAGCTGTAATTCCCCCTTTAGTTATTTCTGGGGCAAATTTTTCAGAATGGTTTTATAGAGCTCTTATATTTTTGGTTATTTCCTGTCCCTGTGCTTTGGTAGTTTCTATACCTCTTGGGTTTTTTGGAGGAATTGGTCGTGCTTCAAGAGAAGGTGTTTTGGTAAAAGGAGGAAATTATCTTGAAGCTTTAAATAATGTTAAAAAAATTGTGTTTGATAAAACAGGTACCTTAACCGAAGGTAAGTTTCAAGTAAATAAAATAAAAGCTAGAAAAGAATATACCAGAGATGAAATCCTTAAATTGGCTGCTTTAGTTGAAAATAACTCCACCCATCCATTAGCTATCTCTATTGTTAATTATTATGAAGAGAATTATGATAAATTAGACAATAATATTAAGCTAAAAAATTATAAGGAGATATCTGGAAGGGGAGTAATTGCTGAGGTTAATGATAAAAATATAATACTGGGGAATAAAAGATTATTTAATGAAAATGATATTAAAATAATCAAAGAGGATGAAATGATTAGTGAACAAGGAACAATAGTCTATATTGCTATAAATGGAAAATATAAAGGCTACTTTTTAATTTCTGATAAAGAAAAGTCTGATTCCAGAAAAACAATAAAAAGATTAAAGGAAATGGGAAAAAATGTTATAATGTTAACAGGTGATCGAGATGAATCAGCCAATAAAGTAGCAAATAAATTAGGTATTGATAAATATTTTTCAGAATTATTGCCTGATCAAAAAGTTGAAAAAGTAGAAGAATTAATATCGGCAAAAGATAATAATGAACGTTTGATTTTTGTAGGTGATGGTATAAATGATGCACCTGTTTTGGCCAGGGCGGACATTGGTATAGCTATGGGTGGTTTAGGCTCAGATGCAGCTATCGAAGCAGCCGATATTGTACTCATGGATGATAAACCGTCTGCACTTTTAACTGCTTTTAGTATTGCCCGTAAAACTAGAAGAATTGTCTGGCAAAATATTATTATGGCTTTAGGAATTAAATTTATAGTATTAGGTTTAGGAGTAGCTGGAATGGCTACAATGTGGGAAGCTGTTTTTGCTGATGTAGGTGTAGCTTTACTTGCAGTTTTAAATTCAATGCGAATCCTGAGATTAAAAA from Halanaerobiales bacterium includes:
- a CDS encoding D-serine ammonia-lyase, with translation MISGISVEEWKEKHPILKDVINKKEVFWINSEKKEIDKVKDKLTLSIKDIRKAEKRLKRFAPFIAEKFPETANENGIIESNLKNINEFKNILEYNYGLKINGELFLKCDHQLPIAGSIKARGGIYEVLKHAEDLAIEEGMLSLEDDYSILANDKFRKFFNKYSLAVGSTGNLGLSIGITGAALGFQTTVHMSRDAKEWKKNLLREHGVQIREYKSDFSKAVKEGRKESAQNPHSYFVDDENSKDLFLGYAVAALRLKKQLENKKIKVNDNNQLYVYLPCGVGGSPGGICFGLKLVFGDNVHCFFAEPTHSPAMLLGMITGEHDKISVQDFGIDNITAADGLAVGTPSAFVGKMMENLLSGIYTIEDDVLFILLAELKDEIGFDLEPSALAGFPGVARLHKDNEAFNYLYENNLNTSNENSTHIVWSTGGSMVPKNIQDKYYQKGKKLINK
- a CDS encoding heavy metal translocating P-type ATPase; amino-acid sequence: MNNVDMKKKTKKEEELEIEGLNCTNCANKIEKEINELAYIDKAELNFARSTIKIKSEKGKEKLNEIQKIADRIEPGVKIKNNKTETEKNKKRGSIFTQNNKLIMGSILFFIAIMIDKVNFFTINISPIFSLGFYIMSYLLVGERVLKTAYNNIKQGSVFDENFLMVIATFGAFAINEYPEAVAVMLFYMIGEIFQDKAVKRSRRSIKKLMDIQPDFAWLKTKNRIKKMKPENINIGDIIVVKAGEKVPLDGIIKKGKSRLDTSALTGESEPRKIKKGEKILSGMINKEGLLEIEVTDSYKDSTVSRILDLVEDASSKKAKTEKFITKFAKYYTPAVVYTALAVAVIPPLVISGANFSEWFYRALIFLVISCPCALVVSIPLGFFGGIGRASREGVLVKGGNYLEALNNVKKIVFDKTGTLTEGKFQVNKIKARKEYTRDEILKLAALVENNSTHPLAISIVNYYEENYDKLDNNIKLKNYKEISGRGVIAEVNDKNIILGNKRLFNENDIKIIKEDEMISEQGTIVYIAINGKYKGYFLISDKEKSDSRKTIKRLKEMGKNVIMLTGDRDESANKVANKLGIDKYFSELLPDQKVEKVEELISAKDNNERLIFVGDGINDAPVLARADIGIAMGGLGSDAAIEAADIVLMDDKPSALLTAFSIARKTRRIVWQNIIMALGIKFIVLGLGVAGMATMWEAVFADVGVALLAVLNSMRILRLKN
- the udk gene encoding uridine kinase, with the translated sequence MMMVGIAGGTGSGKTTLANTLIDTLEEENTIFIPHDNYYKDRSHLPFSERKNVNYDHPEAFETNLLVSHLKKLQAGNTINMPQYDYSTHTRKDKTIKISPKPVIIVEGILVLADEKLRNLFDIKLFVDTDSDIRILRRLKRDINDRNRTFQSVYDQYLTTVKPMHEAFVEPSKSHADIIIPEGGMNDVANNLLLTKLESYIAERTVNK